From Dreissena polymorpha isolate Duluth1 chromosome 15, UMN_Dpol_1.0, whole genome shotgun sequence, a single genomic window includes:
- the LOC127860253 gene encoding uncharacterized protein LOC127860253, with amino-acid sequence MISEMKLINNLIGILLYFVYSSCGFPSQCSDFEILQCNNGAHQMMFCSAKKANTRPVASVHVDLRHETRHCHAQGEAQNFGLTAAADQMWTAHWCYGTFILCYQSEYKDSPEDQSDESSTTTHILTNTAVSTSPENDNSGNFTSHNNVTKEIGPPRSDDDHGNSLSGIDSEADQQHISFEQDESSNTLDDKLKFWLLFGIVAGGVIIIVLIAVITYVVVKCETNTKARQYGTSRSICETRYYRGEKPSVTELLDNDENMYADIGTCERFKCEDTSCEQLNCEDELGKDLNRTIKQDNNTCTQAMNKQLCVNTAYSENVYDHVIILPAKRCSIDNVYNRLYVGDSSDQHMPSIEIAIPPSVDVV; translated from the exons ATGATATCCGAAATGAAACTGATAAATAACTTGATTGgaattttactttattttgtttattccTCGTGTGGATTCCCAA GCCAATGCTCTGATTTCGAGATTCTGCAATGCAACAATGGCGCCCACCAAATGATGTTCTGCTCTGCAAAGAAAGCCAACACGAGGCCCGTCGCATCCGTACACGTGGACCTTAG GCATGAAACTCGCCACTGTCATGCCCAAGGAGAAGCTCAAAACTTCGGACTGACAGCAGCGGCTGATCAAATGTGGACTGCACACTGGTGCTATGGGACATTCATTCTGTGCTATCAATCGG AATACAAAGATTCACCCGAAGATCAATCAGACGAATCTTCTACAACTACACACATATTAACAAATACAGCTGTGTCTACATCTCCTGAAAATGATAACAGTGGAAATTTTACGTCACATAATAACGTCACAAAAGAAATCGGACCTCCTCGGTCTGATGACGACCACGGAAACTCTCTTAGCGGTATCGACAGCGAGGCTGATCAACAACATATAAGCTTTGAACAAGATGAAAGCTCCAACACACTGGACGATAAATTGAAAT TCTGGCTTCTGTTTGGGATTGTGGCTGGAGGCGTGATTATCATTGTTCTTATCGCCGTCATAACATACGTCGTCGTCAAATG TGAAACAAATACCAAAGCGCGTCAGTACGGAACGTCTAGATCCATCTGTGAAACAAGATATTACAGAGGCGAAAAACCGTCAGTTACAGAACTGTTAGACAATGACGAAAACATGTATGCAGATATCGGAACATGTGAACGCTTCAAATGTGAGGACACGTCGTGTGAGCAGTTGAATTGCGAGGACGAGTTGGGAAAAGACTTAAACAGGACAATAAAACAGGATAACAATACATGCACTCAGGCCATGAACAAACAGCTATGTGTTAACACGGCTTATTCGGAGAATGTTTATGATCATGTCATCATTTTACCAGCCAAGAGGTGCTCTATTGACAATGTTTACAACCGCCTTTACGTTGGGGACAGTTCCGACCAACACATGCCCTCTATCGAAATAGCAATCCCCCCATCAGTTGATGTggtttaa